The DNA sequence ATGTAAAACAGTATCAAACTATTGCCCTCCTGGGAGATACGGGAATTTCTACCGGACCTCACGTTCACTTTGAAATTTGCAAAAATGGCCAGACGGTTGATCCTTCTCGCTATGTGGGTCGATAAATGGGAGACAGTAATCAGTATCATCTTCTGTAGTAAGAGATCACCGGTGAGAAGACCGGCACGTCGCACATCGAATTGCTTTTATCATCTTGGGACACCACGGGAGGGGTGTGCTTAGAATTTAGGCCAATTTTAGCGGCCCAACCGCTTTGATGGTCCGATCCCCTAAAAATTTTCCTCTTTTCCTCAACTTTTCGCTTAACTTCGCTTGACTTACTCATTTTTATATACTATAATCCAAGATCATAAGCCTCAAAGCACTAAGAAACATCTGGGGGGCACTTCTATGACACCTCTTCCGAATTACCCTAAAATCAAAATTCCTATCAGCTAATCCAAGATCACAAGCCTCAAAGCACTAAGAAACATCTGGGGGGCACTTCTATGACACTTCTTCCGGATTACCCTGAAATCAAAATTCCTATCAGCCTATCAGCAATTCCTATCAGCAATTCCTATCAGCTTGTGCCTGAGGGACGGAAGGCTTACATGATGATGCGGCAAAAAGACAAGGAGAAAGGAGAGAAGAAATGCGGAGAGTATCTCTATTTTCCCTAACATGTTTTATGGTAATGTGGTTTCTCCCACATGTATGGGCTGTTGGTTTTGCTCCGGAAGGACAACCTTATCTATTTTCTGATGATTTTAATGACGGTAATGATAAGGAATGGACAAGGTTAAGGGGCAGTTGGTCGGTAGTTGATGGTATATATTACCAGAGTATGACCTCAATAAATGATGCCTGGAGTGTAGCTGGTGATGCTTCCTGGACTGATTATGCTGTCCAGATGAAGGTAAAGCTTGGGCCTTCTGCTCAGCGCAATGGGACGGGGTTTATATTTAGAGCCCTGGATAATAATAATAATATATTGCTGGAGGTCGGTGTCGGTAGTAATGAGATTCGGTTTTGGAAACAGGCCTCTGGTAGATGGTCAAAAATAGGTAGTGCCACTCTACCATCGGGGGTGCAAGCTGGCGTATGGTATATAATGAAGGTTGAGGTTGAAGGGCCGCACATTCGAGGTTATCTTGATGGGGAAAACTATTTAGATGTGACTGATGATAGTTTAGCCAATGGAGAAATAGGTTGTAATGCGGGTGGTGAGGCCTGGTTTGATAATGTGGTGGTGACTTCACTGGGCGGGCCATCGACCGTTACTGTAACTGTAGGGACTGATCTGACAGGTCGTTCCTTCACTGTTGATGGGGATACATACAGTACCACTCAGGTATTTGACTGGGAATCCGGTTCGAGCCACACAATAGGGACAACGAGTCCCCAATCTGGTGGAGCCGGTATCCAGTATGTGTTTGATAGTTGGTCTGATGGAGGAGCAATGAACCATAATGTGGCACCTACTACTAATATGACCTATACCGTAAGTTTCAACACGCAGTATCGGCTTACGACAGCAGTAAATGCGGAAGGGGCGGGATCAGTGAGTCCTAAGAGTGATTCCTGGCATACGGGGGGAGCCACTATTACTGTTGAGGCTATAGCTAATGAAGGCTATAGTTTCTCCTATTGGAGTGGGGATCTCACAGGCTCAACGAATCCGGCCCAACTGCTCATGAATGGTGCCAAATCAGTTACTGCTAACTTTACTGTTGTTGGTGATACCACACCGCCGTTTATATCTGGTGTTCAGGTGAGTAATACAACAGCCAGGGGCGCTACTATCAAGTGGGAGACAGATGAGTCTGCTACCAGTCAACTGGAATACGGGCGGGATACTAATTATGGCACCTTGACCGACTTAGCTTCAGCTCTGGTTACTTTTCACTCGGTAGTTCTATCTGGTTTGACACCTGAATCTACCTACCACTATAGGGTCAGGAGTAAAGATGCTGCCAATAATGAAGCCATTTCAGATGATTATACTTTTACTACCTTACCGGAAGGACAACCTTATCTATTTTCTGATGATTTTAATGACGGTAATGATAAGGAATGGACAAGGTTAAGGGGCAATTGGTCGGTAGTTGATGGTATATATTACCAGAGTATGACCTCAATAAATGATGCCTGGAGTGTAGCTGGTGATGCTTCCTGGACTGATTATACTGTCCAGATGAAGGTAAAGCTTGGGCCTTCTGCTCAGCGCAATGGGACGGGGCTTATATTTAGAGCCCGGGATAATAATAAGATATTGCTGGAGGTCGGTGTCGGTAGTAATGAGATTCGGTTTTGGAAACAGGCCTCTGGTAGATGGTCAAAAATAGGTAGTGCCACTCTACCATCAGGGGTGCAAGCTGGCGTATGGTATATAATGAAGGTTGAGGTTGAAGGGCCGCACATTCGAGGTTATTTCGAGGGGAAAAACTATTTAGAAGTGACTGATAATAGTTTAGCCCAGGGGAAAATAGGTTGTAATGCGGGAGGTGAGGCCTGGTTTGATGATGTGGTGGTGACTCCACTGGGTGGGGCTAACCAATCTCCCGTTGCCAACGCCAGTGGACCATACTCGGCAAATGAAGGTTCTCCTGTTACCCTGGATGCCAGTGCCTCAACTGATGATGGGAGTATCGA is a window from the bacterium genome containing:
- a CDS encoding M23 family metallopeptidase, which gives rise to VKQYQTIALLGDTGISTGPHVHFEICKNGQTVDPSRYVGR